A single Paenibacillus kribbensis DNA region contains:
- a CDS encoding WecB/TagA/CpsF family glycosyltransferase encodes MTVDKVTNVPTVPIFGVRVSRLNMKDTLNVLIQAVESRRPHQVITANPIMVMAALEDPVYMSVMKQAELIVPDGTGVVWAANYVGHPVPERVAGFDLLHELLRAGENYHWKVYLLGSTSEVIQATAQRVHELYPGITVCGQRDGFFGSEEDEAVIAAIRKANPDLLFVARGADTQEPWIGKYKEQLGVPVMMGVGGSFDVISGRTKRAPKLFQKLRIEWLYRLLKEPSRYKRMLALPKFAVKVMREKENVTKV; translated from the coding sequence GTGACAGTTGATAAGGTTACGAATGTGCCTACCGTCCCGATTTTCGGTGTTCGGGTATCAAGGCTTAATATGAAAGATACTTTAAATGTATTAATCCAGGCGGTGGAGTCTCGCAGACCCCATCAAGTGATCACTGCCAATCCAATTATGGTAATGGCTGCATTGGAAGATCCTGTGTACATGTCAGTGATGAAGCAGGCCGAGTTAATTGTTCCAGATGGGACTGGTGTGGTCTGGGCCGCAAATTATGTAGGACACCCTGTACCTGAGCGAGTAGCAGGTTTTGACTTATTACATGAATTGCTTAGAGCCGGAGAAAACTATCATTGGAAAGTTTATTTGCTCGGATCAACGTCCGAGGTGATTCAAGCGACTGCACAGCGGGTACATGAGCTTTATCCTGGAATTACGGTTTGTGGCCAGCGCGATGGATTTTTTGGATCTGAAGAGGATGAGGCAGTCATCGCAGCCATTCGCAAAGCGAATCCGGATCTGTTATTTGTAGCACGTGGCGCGGATACACAGGAGCCGTGGATTGGTAAATACAAGGAGCAGCTAGGCGTACCGGTCATGATGGGGGTTGGCGGTAGTTTTGATGTTATATCTGGCAGAACAAAACGTGCGCCTAAATTGTTCCAGAAACTCAGAATTGAGTGGCTGTATAGGCTCCTTAAAGAGCCTAGCCGATACAAAAGAATGCTTGCGCTGCCGAAATTCGCCGTGAAAGTGATGCGTGAAAAAGAAAACGTCACAAAAGTGTGA
- a CDS encoding S-layer homology domain-containing protein yields MKRLLSMLLTVGLIIGLVPAALVGTAHAATGTYFIFPNEKYDVDSARSVNTDRITVNGTINGVNGSTISYSVFQLSKNGTTLNVVNKNESQKGGITVSGSTLKVTDIKLFPGLNRITFQSSQNSADMKDSIYVEYQDGPKVYDLSATLNGATEQLVENQTAVLTDAKNSGSDDVKVVIQGTAPNADSVTLTSTKSSNTYTISSFNSYRLTGSVVLSPGKNIVTIKVGNGTQALTVTREITIYTGKPEFSDLNLSKDGNVSADLTTSPDFTVSSTSGIVLNGKVLVPGGTSDPAVATINARFTDVSNNGSAVGSATGIDATIDTANVVTSNGYKVYPFTVTVPSEAVIDHLTRASLGITYTDSSTPPAPSAVQFTLRSSTQPYIDDVNYLPDFNNQLLNRINGSGSDQATAIDEAMKLTGSSMKNKTTDAPSVPVGMEFIVVNGAPSSISELSGVSVHTVGTPQDVIRTINGKATQVKKIVAYVDTLPKEGQNVLNFYLNGDSTKLIKATVNLLQGPFMKYDTIYDGQQIPLNTSSSNLNTYKLTQLGYFKGKLLDVSNTADIHYTGANRNVFLYVNNVLVDLDGSGVDFKLAASSETAAANALANGNNEIKFVYKPGIEYSNTVKVNFTQTNIPVIPVPNTQGIIPFTPVSGLSSTPKYSEIAPKAKDANFTKVDDTNYKTSLKNINVFGTFSIADLGKADQVNGSLSDIANKDQYILEIKGSDGTEMNWTLNNEFFSAEDAKTTYNSGATTDKFTSKDLKDLLVYYHPDKKYFSFVLKNQTVPQDGTPVAYNITLYNSGKSGPFATFRLQVSGQSTAFDILRPLPEKRIVNQNFVQVIVNAPNADSVTVGKETAVQEGFDSDYDGTVDYPSAYKAIFTGLKANKDTKIDVVVTVGKEKLKQTITVKYVPTNIPGEQYMEAMKTSHKVFDGNLALSFAKGTSLIRRDYDQPQQFKNQVFSGHTLYFAIANSEDGVVDRHEFETEKALSDMQSLIADGSRYFNREFPTRFNMSSPVFWIDPGVADDIKTDAYDPVTFGADPYQLANKSQNDDSKIKNFYWRDPANELVPSKRGTLTLTYDDSIAQDAGKQMTVFYFDSDLKDWQNIGGVVDPKKHTIKVPFDRFGYYVVAKVGETYSDVIKHKYARDYIEAILAKGVMNPMDPINSFGPDSYIKRGEFTAMIVKGLQIPLNFSGAKHFDDVSIPNTISADALYDYRYIETAARAGIVKGSQPRIFMPEDVITRQDAAVMIAKALNLKLETDHDKIMKNLSKTFKDADKIDYYAQASVLAIAKKGFITGSPVDASDLKQGYMFNPTSLTLRGDAAIIIGKVMADKKLLPKI; encoded by the coding sequence TTGAAACGATTGCTATCCATGTTGCTGACGGTTGGTCTCATCATTGGCTTGGTGCCGGCGGCCCTGGTAGGTACGGCTCATGCTGCGACAGGAACTTATTTTATTTTTCCGAATGAAAAATATGATGTGGATTCGGCCAGATCGGTAAACACCGACCGCATTACAGTTAACGGAACGATTAACGGAGTGAACGGAAGCACGATATCGTATAGTGTATTCCAACTCTCTAAAAATGGAACGACTCTTAACGTGGTGAATAAAAATGAGAGTCAAAAAGGCGGAATTACGGTTAGTGGTTCTACGCTTAAAGTTACAGATATTAAACTGTTTCCTGGTTTGAACCGAATTACATTCCAAAGCAGCCAAAACTCGGCTGACATGAAGGATTCTATTTACGTAGAGTACCAGGATGGACCCAAGGTTTATGATCTGTCTGCTACGCTGAATGGTGCAACCGAGCAACTGGTAGAGAACCAAACGGCTGTGTTGACGGACGCTAAAAATAGTGGTTCGGATGACGTTAAGGTGGTCATTCAAGGTACAGCGCCTAACGCCGACAGTGTAACGCTCACGTCTACCAAAAGCAGTAATACGTATACCATTAGTTCTTTTAATAGCTATAGATTAACAGGTAGTGTTGTACTCAGTCCTGGTAAAAATATAGTGACTATTAAAGTGGGCAACGGAACTCAGGCCCTTACGGTTACGCGTGAAATTACAATCTATACGGGTAAACCTGAATTCTCCGATTTGAATTTAAGCAAGGATGGGAATGTGTCTGCTGACCTGACCACTTCGCCTGACTTTACCGTTTCATCTACGAGTGGAATTGTTTTGAATGGTAAGGTTTTGGTTCCAGGCGGTACATCCGATCCGGCAGTAGCTACTATCAATGCACGCTTCACAGATGTAAGTAACAATGGCAGTGCTGTAGGTAGTGCTACTGGGATTGATGCTACAATTGATACGGCTAATGTGGTTACATCTAATGGCTATAAGGTGTATCCATTCACGGTGACTGTACCATCAGAGGCTGTAATTGATCATTTGACCAGAGCATCTCTGGGTATAACCTATACTGATAGCAGTACACCTCCAGCTCCATCGGCTGTTCAATTTACATTGCGCAGCAGCACTCAGCCGTATATTGATGATGTAAACTATCTTCCTGATTTTAATAATCAGTTGCTGAACAGAATTAATGGAAGCGGGTCTGATCAAGCCACTGCAATAGATGAAGCCATGAAATTAACTGGAAGCTCTATGAAGAACAAGACCACAGATGCTCCATCTGTTCCTGTAGGTATGGAGTTCATCGTTGTTAACGGTGCACCTTCTTCAATCAGTGAACTTTCTGGAGTATCGGTTCATACTGTAGGGACACCTCAAGATGTGATTCGAACAATCAATGGCAAGGCAACACAAGTGAAGAAAATCGTTGCTTATGTAGACACTTTGCCTAAAGAAGGACAAAATGTACTGAATTTTTATCTGAATGGTGACTCGACCAAGTTAATTAAGGCAACGGTGAATCTGCTGCAGGGTCCGTTCATGAAGTACGATACGATTTATGATGGGCAACAAATTCCGTTGAATACATCCAGTTCAAACTTGAACACCTATAAACTGACGCAATTGGGTTACTTTAAAGGTAAATTGCTTGATGTAAGCAACACAGCAGATATTCATTACACTGGCGCTAACCGAAACGTATTCTTGTATGTCAACAATGTGCTGGTTGATCTGGATGGCTCAGGAGTGGACTTTAAGCTTGCTGCTTCCTCAGAAACAGCCGCAGCCAATGCACTGGCGAACGGGAATAATGAAATCAAGTTTGTGTACAAACCAGGTATTGAGTATAGCAATACGGTAAAAGTAAACTTTACACAGACGAATATTCCGGTAATTCCGGTGCCAAACACACAAGGGATTATTCCTTTTACACCAGTTAGCGGTTTAAGCAGTACGCCAAAATATAGCGAGATTGCACCAAAAGCAAAAGATGCTAATTTTACTAAGGTAGATGACACGAACTACAAAACATCTCTGAAAAATATCAATGTATTTGGTACTTTCAGTATTGCCGATTTGGGTAAAGCAGATCAGGTAAATGGTTCATTAAGTGATATTGCCAATAAAGATCAATATATTCTGGAGATTAAGGGCTCGGACGGCACTGAGATGAACTGGACGCTGAATAATGAGTTTTTCTCAGCAGAAGATGCCAAAACAACGTACAACTCCGGCGCTACTACAGATAAATTTACAAGCAAAGATTTAAAGGATCTGCTTGTGTACTATCATCCGGACAAAAAGTATTTCAGCTTTGTACTGAAAAACCAGACCGTTCCGCAAGATGGAACACCAGTAGCCTATAACATTACCTTGTACAACAGTGGCAAGAGCGGACCTTTTGCTACTTTCCGACTGCAAGTATCCGGTCAATCCACAGCTTTTGATATTTTGCGTCCGCTCCCTGAAAAGAGAATCGTGAATCAAAACTTTGTACAAGTAATTGTGAATGCACCTAATGCAGATAGTGTTACAGTGGGTAAGGAAACGGCAGTTCAAGAGGGATTCGACTCTGATTATGACGGCACTGTTGATTACCCTTCAGCTTATAAAGCCATCTTTACAGGTCTAAAAGCCAACAAAGATACTAAGATTGACGTGGTAGTTACAGTAGGTAAGGAAAAACTGAAGCAGACTATCACTGTGAAATATGTGCCTACGAATATTCCTGGCGAGCAGTACATGGAAGCCATGAAAACATCACACAAAGTGTTTGATGGTAATCTGGCACTTTCCTTTGCAAAAGGAACCAGTCTGATCCGTCGGGATTACGATCAACCTCAACAGTTCAAAAATCAGGTGTTCTCTGGCCATACTTTGTACTTTGCAATAGCAAATAGTGAAGATGGTGTAGTAGACCGTCATGAATTTGAAACTGAAAAAGCATTATCGGATATGCAAAGCTTGATTGCAGATGGAAGCAGATACTTTAACAGAGAATTCCCAACTCGCTTTAACATGTCGAGTCCGGTATTCTGGATTGACCCAGGTGTAGCAGATGATATTAAAACAGATGCGTACGATCCGGTAACTTTTGGTGCCGATCCTTATCAACTGGCTAATAAATCGCAAAATGACGACAGTAAGATCAAAAATTTCTACTGGCGTGATCCGGCTAACGAATTGGTGCCTTCCAAGCGTGGTACATTAACGCTGACGTATGATGATAGTATCGCTCAGGATGCAGGGAAACAAATGACGGTGTTCTATTTTGATTCCGATCTTAAAGATTGGCAGAACATCGGTGGTGTGGTAGATCCGAAGAAACATACCATTAAAGTACCGTTCGATCGTTTCGGCTATTATGTAGTCGCTAAGGTTGGAGAAACGTATAGTGATGTCATTAAGCACAAGTACGCCAGAGATTACATTGAGGCTATTTTGGCTAAAGGTGTCATGAATCCGATGGATCCAATTAATAGCTTTGGACCTGACAGCTACATCAAGAGAGGCGAATTCACGGCCATGATTGTCAAAGGTCTGCAAATTCCTCTTAATTTCAGTGGAGCGAAGCATTTTGACGATGTATCCATTCCAAATACGATATCAGCAGATGCCCTCTATGATTATCGTTACATTGAAACGGCTGCACGTGCCGGCATTGTAAAAGGCTCGCAACCGAGAATCTTCATGCCGGAAGATGTAATCACGCGTCAGGATGCAGCGGTCATGATTGCTAAGGCATTGAATTTGAAGCTGGAAACAGACCATGACAAGATCATGAAGAATCTGTCCAAAACCTTTAAAGATGCAGACAAGATTGATTATTATGCACAAGCATCTGTACTGGCTATTGCCAAGAAGGGCTTCATCACTGGTTCGCCTGTTGATGCAAGTGATCTGAAACAAGGGTATATGTTTAACCCTACATCACTGA
- a CDS encoding glycosyltransferase family 4 protein yields the protein MLLIYIIGFIMALGLALLLTPLVKKFAVKVGAVDVPNARKVHTRIMPRLGGLGIFLAFLLSLLAILPFVPDGMLSSRDINFIAAFLIGGTMITLIGALDDRFDLNAKLKFLAQIAVACMVVFAFDIRVDFVNVPFQDAYSSLESWISVPLTIFWIVGVTNAINLIDGLDGLAAGVSGIAIGTIFVMSLLMGNYMVAMLCLVLLGSIIGFLFFNFHPAKIFMGDTGSLFLGFSLAMLSMLGFKQIAIVSFITPLIIIGVPLSDTFFAIIRRKLQKKPIFSPDKGHLHHCLRELGFSHRQTVLIIYGIAAFFGVLAVIQSSAALNEANWVTFVVICIMMFFLQIGAEVIGLVGKTKRPVINTLIRLLAKPDSQTRSKL from the coding sequence ATGCTATTGATCTATATTATTGGTTTCATCATGGCACTGGGACTTGCGCTGTTATTGACACCGCTCGTCAAGAAATTCGCTGTTAAGGTTGGAGCCGTCGATGTACCGAATGCCCGAAAAGTACATACCCGGATTATGCCGCGACTTGGCGGGCTGGGGATTTTCCTGGCGTTTCTGTTGTCCTTATTGGCGATTTTGCCTTTTGTACCCGACGGAATGCTGTCCTCACGGGATATTAACTTTATCGCGGCCTTTCTGATTGGCGGTACGATGATTACACTGATTGGTGCTCTCGATGATCGTTTTGATCTCAATGCAAAGTTGAAATTTTTGGCTCAAATTGCCGTTGCTTGTATGGTTGTGTTTGCCTTTGATATTCGTGTTGATTTTGTAAATGTACCTTTTCAGGATGCATACTCGTCTTTGGAAAGCTGGATTTCCGTCCCGCTTACGATTTTCTGGATTGTAGGTGTGACGAATGCCATCAATTTGATTGACGGTCTGGATGGACTGGCTGCGGGTGTTTCAGGGATTGCGATTGGAACCATCTTTGTGATGTCCCTCCTGATGGGCAACTACATGGTGGCTATGCTTTGTCTGGTGCTGCTGGGTAGTATTATCGGATTTTTATTTTTTAACTTTCATCCTGCGAAGATATTCATGGGTGATACAGGGTCGCTGTTTTTAGGTTTCAGTCTGGCTATGCTTTCCATGCTTGGTTTCAAGCAGATTGCTATCGTATCGTTTATTACACCATTAATTATTATTGGTGTACCTTTATCAGATACATTTTTTGCTATCATTCGTCGCAAGTTGCAGAAAAAACCGATTTTTTCACCGGATAAAGGTCATCTGCATCATTGCTTACGCGAACTAGGTTTCAGCCATAGACAGACAGTTTTGATTATTTACGGTATTGCTGCATTTTTCGGTGTATTAGCCGTGATTCAATCGTCTGCTGCGCTTAATGAAGCAAACTGGGTTACCTTTGTCGTGATATGTATTATGATGTTTTTCTTACAGATTGGTGCAGAGGTTATTGGTCTGGTGGGCAAAACCAAGCGTCCAGTTATTAACACACTGATTCGCCTGTTGGCTAAGCCGGATTCACAGACGCGATCGAAATTATAA
- the csaB gene encoding polysaccharide pyruvyl transferase CsaB, whose amino-acid sequence MVTTAQTIIISGYYGFRNSGDEAVLKSILTALEEESRQARITVKPVVLSSDPAWTEKMYGVEAVPRMSLGEVRRAVKNSDGLISGGGSLLQDATSPKSIPYYLAILKLAQWAGKPTFVYAQGIGPVQRKIFYPMIRSVFQRCEYVSVRDKQSAALLGSMKLKSPTVEVVPDPVMGLPLPSDSGQAHKAAAELNQDELPTVGVSVRYWDKEHRDLTAIADGLKKLAAGRRVHLRFFPFHLPDDEQASRMVMDLLGDIRGTGSRVSISDQVTDPQQMLLEVSRCSLMIGMRLHSLIYAASHQVPPLGISYDPKIDHFLSRVGSQPVGTAEALDGQKLAVEAMRLLDERNQWIESQGAAIALLKSEARLPAQHIINYLCRKG is encoded by the coding sequence ATGGTCACCACAGCTCAAACGATAATCATTTCGGGTTATTATGGCTTTCGCAATAGTGGAGACGAGGCGGTACTCAAGTCCATTTTGACTGCATTAGAGGAGGAAAGCCGTCAAGCCAGGATTACGGTTAAGCCTGTTGTGCTATCTTCTGACCCTGCATGGACAGAGAAAATGTATGGGGTAGAAGCTGTCCCACGTATGAGTCTGGGGGAAGTTCGAAGAGCGGTTAAAAACAGCGACGGGCTAATCAGTGGTGGTGGAAGCTTGCTTCAGGACGCGACAAGTCCCAAAAGCATTCCTTATTACCTCGCAATTCTCAAACTGGCTCAATGGGCGGGAAAGCCGACGTTTGTATATGCTCAGGGCATTGGTCCGGTGCAACGAAAGATATTTTATCCCATGATCCGGTCTGTGTTTCAACGCTGCGAATATGTATCTGTAAGAGATAAGCAATCCGCCGCGTTGTTGGGTAGCATGAAGTTAAAGAGTCCGACTGTCGAGGTCGTTCCCGATCCGGTAATGGGACTCCCATTGCCCTCCGATTCCGGTCAGGCGCACAAAGCTGCTGCTGAGCTTAATCAGGATGAACTTCCGACTGTCGGTGTGTCTGTACGCTATTGGGACAAGGAGCATCGAGATTTGACCGCTATCGCAGACGGCCTGAAAAAATTAGCTGCTGGACGCCGCGTACACTTGCGTTTCTTTCCTTTCCATTTGCCTGACGACGAGCAGGCTTCAAGGATGGTAATGGATTTGTTAGGGGATATTAGGGGAACAGGTAGCCGTGTCAGCATATCTGATCAGGTTACCGATCCTCAGCAGATGCTTTTGGAAGTCAGTCGTTGCAGTTTGATGATCGGGATGAGATTGCACAGCTTGATCTATGCAGCATCCCATCAAGTGCCCCCTTTGGGGATATCCTACGATCCCAAAATTGATCATTTTCTCAGCCGCGTCGGCAGTCAGCCTGTAGGCACTGCAGAAGCACTGGATGGTCAAAAGCTGGCTGTAGAGGCTATGCGGCTGCTAGATGAGCGAAATCAATGGATCGAGAGCCAGGGAGCGGCAATTGCTTTGTTGAAGAGCGAGGCACGTTTGCCGGCACAGCATATCATTAATTACTTGTGTCGCAAAGGATGA